A segment of the Aptenodytes patagonicus chromosome 3, bAptPat1.pri.cur, whole genome shotgun sequence genome:
cgccTCCCCGAGCCCTTCTCGGCACGCAGAGGGGGCCGGGAGGGCACCTTCCCGCCGGCTCCGGGGCTCCTGCCACCGGGACTCATCGCCATCAGACCCGTCGCCGGGACTTCCAGAGCGGCTCGTCCCAGCTGCCGCCGAGGCCGCTGCCGCGGGACGGGGGCGGGTGCTGCGGTGACGCCGTGCCGGCCTCCCGGCCGCGGTGAGACGAGCCCCGGTGCCCGCAGAGCGGCGGTGCCGGCAGAGCGGAGCGGCTCTCGGTGCGTGCCGGCTGCtcgcgggggggcgcggggcagcAGCCCCCGGCAGCGGCGCAGCGGGAGCGAAGACGTTCCGGGCAGAGGACGTCGGTCAATGCGCTGCCCGTTATGTACCGATCCCGGCGCTGGAGACTGAGCGgagccccctcccccgccccgcgcccccgtgcagcgccgcgccccgccccgccggcgccgcTCCGGGCCGACAGGGGCGGGGCCGTACGGGGGGAGGCGGGGCCATGCAGATCAGCCACCGCGCGGGGCCTGCCGGGAGCCCCACGCGCCAAGCCGCGGCCGGCCGCGGGCGTGCGCGGTCGCTGCGTGGGCGCTGCGCGTGGCGGAGGCGTGGGGCGCGTGAGGCGGCGCGCGGTGGCTGCGGTGTTGTGTGTCGTCGGGGCGTGTCCGTGTGGTGAGCGTGCGTGGTGCGCGCGGTGGTGCGGCGGGGGCGGTGTGGGGGCATACTTACCTGGCAGGGGAGACACCATGATCAGGCAGGTGGTTTTCCCAGGGCGAGGCTCATCCCCTGCACTCCGGGTGTGCTGACCCCTGCGATTTCCCCAAATGCGGGAAACTCGACTGCATAATTTGTGGTAGTGGGGGACTGCGTTCGCGCTCTCCCCTGGCCTGGGCGGTGCAAGGACAGagctgagcggggcgggggcCCTTGGGGGTGGGCGGGGCCGTGGCGAGGCCAGAGCTGGTGGTTGATGGGGAGGAGGCGGCGCGGGTCGTATCGGCACTCGGCTGTTGGGGGTCCCGTTACCGGCGGGGCCGGTGCGGACCCGTTGCGGGGAGGTCCGGGCTCCGCTGCTCGTGCAGGGGTAGGCCCCGCGGTGGGTCctcggggcgggcagggccgcaGGGTGCCGGGTGTAGGAGGCGGCCCCCGAGCGCGGGAGCCGTCGCGTCAGGAGCCAGGCGAGATGtccccaggcagggaggggacttccttttttctccccactacCGCTTAGTTCCGATCCTCGCCTGGAAAAACATGGAACccgcccggctcctccgggcacCGCTGCGCCTCGGCCGTCCTCCGCTCCCCGCCTCGCTCCCGCTCCCCCCGACGGCGAGATCGCGGGCGACCGAGGCCGGGGCGTGACAGGCCCTGCCGTTCCTCCCGGCTCTTAACCTTCCCACCGCGGGGACCGGAGCCCTGCGCCGCGAGAGTCACCCCGCGCCCACCCGGGCCCCGGCTCTGCTCGTCCCGGGACGAACGACCGCCACCCACCCCGCTGCCACTGCTTCGTCCCCCCGCAACAGCCACCAGCTCCGGCCTCGCCCGCCACCACCCCCCAACAGCCACCCCCAGGGTCAGCTCTGTCCTTGCACCGCCCGGGCCAGGGGAGAGCGCGAACGCAGTCCCCCACTACCACAAATTATGCAGTCGAGTTTCCCGCATTTGGGGAAATCGCAGGGGTCAGCACACCCGGAGTGCAGGGGATGAGCCTCGCCCTGGGAAAACCACCTGCCTGATCATGGTGTCTCCCCTGCCAGGTAAGTATGCCCCCACACCGCCCCCGCCGCACCACCGCGCGCACCACGCACGCTCACCACACGGACACGCCCCGACGACACACAACACCGCAGCCACCGCGCGCCGCCTCACGCGCCCCACGCCTCCGCCACGCGCAGCGCCCACGCAGCGACCGCGCACGCCCGCGGCCGGCCGCGGCTTGGCGCGTGGGGCTCCCGGCAGGCCCCGCGCGGTGGCTGATCTGCATGGCCACGCCCCTTGCGGCCCCGCCCCGGGTATTCGTGCTCCTGGCCCCCGCCGGTCCGGGTCCCGGTCCCGCTGGGACCCCGCCGCACGCCCCCAGCGCAGCGCGGTttcggggccggggggggtccATGGAGCAGCGAGAGCTCTTCCCCAGCAGGGCGGGTGGGGGAAGGCGGCGGCCCCAGCCCCTCGGGCCGGCTCCCCACAGCGGCCCGGAGGGTCCCGCAACTGCCcccgggcagctgcctgcaccgcCCCCGGCCTGCACCCGGCAAGGAGTCGGACAGACACACGGAGAGGATGCTGCGGGCTTTATTCATCCCCCACCCCCACATGGCGAGCCAGACCCCAGGGCACAGAGCCCCCCTGGGACACAGAGCTCTCAGCACCCAGAGCCCCCGTACCCTGCCCCTGGcctcagcagaggcagtggcgcagacacccccccccccctcctcagGGGGTCTTGGCTTTCCTGCGCTGGGTGCCCCACAGCAGGAGAGACAGGGCCAGGGTGACGGCTCCCAGGATCCCGCAGAAGAGCAGCACGGGGAACGTGCCCTGCGAGGAAGCAGCAGTGAGCGGCGCTGCCCACCACCACCCTGCGCAGCTCACGCTGCTCCAGCTCTGGCCGGGGGGCACTCGGAGAGGGGGGTCCCATCCCACAGGCGCTCACCTCACGCAGGCACTTGTAGCCGTGGAAGGGGCTGTTGCAGAGGCACTGGACAAGGCCGGGGCCGTCCGGGGCACAGGCAGCGTTCTcagggcacagccaggctggCGGAGCAGAGCAGGGGGTTACGGGGCCAGGCCAGGGCCAGCCCCCACCTGCCAGCCCTGCGGTGCCCAGTGCCAGGGACACGGCACCCTGGCACCCCGCCGTACCGAGCTCCCCGGAGCCGTTGCAGGGGTTCCTCTGGCCCTGGCAGAGCCGGCTGCTCCCACTCGTCGTCACCTCCTCCCAGGCGCTGCTCCCGCCCGGGCACTCCAGCGCCAGTGGCACCGCGCTGGGGAGCAGAGCTCAGCACCCGGCACTGCGGCAGCCCCCGTGCCCCCTCCCCGGTACTCACAGGTGCTGCAGGTGGGTGAAGCCCAGGAAGGAGCTGTTGGGGAAGGTTGTCAGGGGGTTCTCCGTCAGGTCCCTGCAAACACACACCAGGCGCCATGGACCCCCACCTGCCGCTGCCCCAGGTGCCCACATACAGCACCGTCCCCAGCACGGCCCCGGGGGTGCCCCTGTGCAGGGCAGGTGAGGGCTGTGGAACAGGGTGGGGGTCCCCTCTCTGCGCTACACCACCGCCTGGGGCCAGGCTGCTCCCCGGCAGGGACACCAGCCCCGGGGAAGGGCCGAGGTACCTTTGGGATGATATCAAAGggtcacagaatagtttgggttggaagggacccttaaagatcatctagttccagcccccctgccgtgggcagggacaccttccaccagaccaggttgctcaaagccccatccagcctggcctcgaacacttccagggatggggcatccacagtttctctgagcaacctgtgccagtgtctcaccaccctcagcataaacaatttcttccctATGTCCAGTCTAAccccaccctctttcagtttaaaatcgtcgccccttgtcctgttactacaggccctactaaaaagtctgccgccatcttttttataagccccctttaagtactgacaggctgcaataaggtctccctggagccttctcttctctgggctgaacaaccccaactctttcagcctttctccatagcagaggtgttccagccctctggtcatcctcgtgtccctcctctggacccgctccaacaggtccgtgtctttcctgtgctgaggaccccagagctggacacagtgctgcagggggggtctcaccagagtagagcagaggggcagaatcccctccctcgacctgctggccacgctgctggtggtgcagcccaggatacgattggccttctgggctgcgagcgcacattgctggctcatgtccagcttttcacccaccaggacccccaagtccttctcggcagggctgctctccatcccttcatcccccagcctgtattgacaccgggcgttgccccgacccaggggcaggaccttgcacttggccttattgaacctcagggggttcacatgggcccacccccccagcctgcccaggtccctggggatgccagccccctgctccagcgaatcaaccacaccactcagcttggtgccatccaCAGACCTGCTGGGAGTGCGCTCCATCCCCCTGTCTACGTCaccgatgaagatattaaatagtgtTGGTGCCCACAcggatccctgagggacaccacttgttactgatctccacttggacattgagccgttcgTTGACTGCAGCTCTTTGGACGTGGCCATCCAGCCGACTCCTTACCCAttgaatagtccatccatcaaacccatctctctccaatttagtgacAAGGACGTTGTGTGAgaccgtgtcaaaagccttacagcaGTCAAGACAGATGACATCagctgctcttcccttatccaccagcATGGTCCCTCCATTGCAGAAGGCCACCAGCTtggtcaggcacgatttgcccttggtgaagccatgctggctctcccACATCACCTCCCTGCCATCCATACGCCTTgacagagcttccaggaggatctgctccatgctcTGACcgggcacggaggtgaggctgcCTGGTCAGTGGTTCCCAGGGtccccccttttaaaaatgggggcaatgtttccctttttccagtcactggggactccCCCTGACTGCCACCGCTGTTCAAACAGGATGGAGAGCGGCTGGTGTCCCCTGGGTggcggggtgctggggggcctggggacagcagggtgctggggggggcctGGGGACGGCAGGGGTGGAGATGGGGACCAGcgaggcagggctgtgctggcccGGGGGCCTGTCGGGGCAGGGGGGTTCCCACCAGACCCACCCCAgacccctgtccctgcctggcccaGCCCCTCACGGGCAGCGGGAGGGGGCACGAGGGGGCACGTGGACTCACAGGACAACGGCGGCCACGGCCTCggccagccccgggggggggctgcGCAGGGAGCAGTTGCTCAGGTCCAGCCTGGGAGGGGGCAGCGGTCAGGGGAGAGACATCAGCGTGCCtggcaccccctgcacccccccccgcATGCCCCCCGCCCCCACCTGCATTCCCCTGACCCCCCTGTGTCCCCCAACACCCACCCTGtcacctccctgtgccaggcACCCTCCCGCACCCCCGTCTTGTGGCCCCCGACGCCctctgtgcacccccagcaccccccggtACACGCCTGCCTCCCACCCAGCCCGTGGACAGCCCCCCccgcccgtccccgtcccccccccgtaCCCGAGCAGACGCTCCGGGCGGGCGCCCCGTTCCCGGCAGCAGCGCCCCTCGCTCTCGGCGCCGGCCCGGGTCGCGCAGTACCGGGCCACGATGGAGCCGTTCCGCagcggccccgggcagagcccgcACACCTGGGGCGGGGGCGTTCGGTGGGGCACGGGCAGCGCCGGCACCCACCCCCCACACGGGCGGCACCGACACGGGCACCCCCCGACCCCCGGGCCACCCCCGACCCGGGCACCCTCCGACCCCCAGCACTCGTGTCCCGGGCACCCCCCGACCCCCGGGCCACCCCCGGCACCCCCGTCCCGGGCACCCTCCGACCACCGGCGCCCCCCGACCCCGGAGCCCCCCGACCCGGGCACCCCCCGACCCCCAGCACTCGTGTCCCGGGCACCCCCCGACCCCCGGGCCACCCCCGGCACCCctgactcccagagccccccgGTCCGAGCACCCCCGACCCGAGCACCCTCCgacccccggaccccccccccggAGCCTCCCGACCTGGGCACCGCCGACCGCGGGCATCCCCGTCCCGGGCACTCCTCGACCCCCCGGCACTCCCGACCCGGGCACCCTCCGACCACCGGCGCCCCCCGACCCCGGAGCCCCCCCGACCCGAGCACTCCCCCGGCCCCCGGGCCTCGGCATCCCCAGACGCGGGCACCCCCCGGTcccgggcggcccccggcccccgccgctcACCGCCGCGCCGCCagcggcccggggcggcggcggcagcagcagcaggaggaggaagaagaggaggaggaaggcgccCATGGCCCCAGCCGAGCCCgggcgcaccccccccccccctcccccgccccccggggCTCTTCCGggaccgccccgccccgccggacACGCCCGATGCGAGGGCGCCCCCTGGCGGACACGGCGGGGAGCACCGGGCGGCGCTGTCCCGGGAGACCGAGGGACGGGACCGGACGGGACCGGACGGGACCGgggcgcccccggccccccacgGCACGGCCGCGGGGCCAGCGCCGCGGCAGCGGCACCGGGCCCTTCCCGCCTGTCCACGGGGCAGCGGCGGGGtaccgcgccgcgccgcgccacCCGGTGCCAGGCCGCGGGGCGCCGGGGCGAcgcccgcggggccgcgggcCGGGACACGGCTGGGCCCTTCACCGCGgggtgcccccggcccccccggcggGAGGCCCTGGAGGGGTCGgtggggcggccgcggggcgggaccgtgacacccccccacccccaccccccgccgcgggccgggcgcCCTCCGGACCCCAGACGGGGCCGCGGCGAGGGTCCCCCGCAGCGGGGGGTGCCGGGGCGCGGTGACCTGCCCCGAGgcagcggagcggagcggggccgggccgggggcggccccgccggccccacgtggggccccgccgggcggcggccgcTGGCGCCATCGCggcgcgcggggccgggcggaaGCGGCGGTGAGGGGATCGCTGCCCTCTCCGCGCGTCATCAGGGCGCGCCGGCGGCTGTCAGGGCGGCACGTGGGCCGAGCTCCGCCGCGCCGGTCGCCGCCGCCGGTGAGTGTCGCAGCGGGGCCGCCGGGGGCCCTCAAGGTcaccgcccgcccccgcccgggaGCGGCCCCGCCGGGCTCGGACCacaggccgggccggggccggtgcgCGGGGtcgcggcgccggggccggggctcgtCCTGCGGCCGCCCTCGGCCGACACCGGCGGCAGCGGTGAGCCGGGCCTGGGGCCGGGGTCGCTGGGGACAGCGGGGGGCCGGGCCTCGGGCTGGGGGCACCGGGGACAccggggaaggggagcagggccGTGGCCTGTGGTCACCCGGGGACACCGGGGCTGGGCAGCGGCGCCTCGAGCGGGGGTCACCGAGTACACCGGGGAACAAGGAAGTGTAAGGCGGGGAACAACGGGGACGGGAGGGCCGGGCCTCAGGCGGGGTCACCGGGGGAGTGtaagggaggggacgggggagCGGGGCCACAGCCCGGGGACAGGGGGACCTCGGGAGAGGGGGCAGCAGGGCCTCAGGCGGggtcaccgggggggggggggggaggggggagcggggcctTGGGCGGGGGACACTGGGGGACGCCGAGGCTCCAGGCAGCAGGGCCTCAGGGACGCCGAGGGGCCTGCGGGGTACAGGGGAGCCTTGGGCTGGGAACGCCCGGGGCAGCTGGGCCTTGGGCTGTGGTGCGGGTGGGGCAGCCGGTGGGGCAGCCGTTGGGGACTGcggcgccgccccccgcccggtgTTTAGTCTCCACGGCGGAATGTGGTGGGGTGACCTTGGACCCTGCCCAGGAGCTGCGCCGTGCGGGGTGGTGTCCCGGCCAGGGACGGTGGCGTGCGAGGCGGGGAGACGTTGCCCTCTCACCCCCTTCCCGCCCTGCCGGTGCTGCCGCGGGGCCCCGTGCCAGTGCAGCTGCCCCAGTCCCCTGGCCCCTACGCTGGGCAGGCCCGGGCAAGCTGTGCCGGGTGCAGGGGTGCCAGGCGGGGCCCAGCCTAATCCCCCCAAGTATGCCTGCCCCGGGCAGGCATTCCTCCGGGGATCATGGTGGGCGCAGCGCcagccaccctgcctgcaccccgccCTCCATGTCTCCTGTGCTGCCCCGTGGCAGCCCCTAACGCTGCCTCACCGGTACGGCAGCGTAGGGTCCCTCCGCATCCTGCaccccctgccccgccggcgcccgCCATTCCCCTGGCACTCGCCACTCCTGGCTCCCTtgctccccgcagccccgtgcctgctggcggggggcagggggggggtgtctctgctCATGCCgcctccctgccccgctcctGGGGCTGCCCGGCTGCTCCCTCCTGTTCGGCTGGAGCCGGGGGTGGGCGCAGAGGCTCAGTGGGGGCCCCTGAGGATGCGCCTGTGagcggggcaggggggtgccaGGGCCAGCAGCGGCTCAGGCGTCTGTTCCGTCTGGCTGCTGCCCAGAGCCTCTGAGGCTGTCAGTCCTCctctgtccgtctgtccgtccccGGCTATGTGGGGCGCGTGTTGTGGGGGGTCGCCCTGCCCCAACCCCTGCTCAGCTGGGCCTGGGCGCCGGGGCTCCTCCTGCACCTCCTCGCCGGCGCGGACTGGGCTCCGCTGCCCGTCtgtctgccctccccagccccgtccgtgggtcctgcagggctgggagctgccggcGGGGCCAATCCTGCAGGGTGGGCCGGTGTGGGGGCGGCCGCTCTGGCactggctgggctgtggctggccCCGGGGGCGGCTGGCTGGCGCCAGGGCTGGGGCGGTTGTGCTGGGCTTGGCTGGGCTCTCGCACCTGGGGCGGCTCTGCCGGGCTTGGTGGGGCTGCGCGGTGCCGGGGCGGTTGGGTCGCGTTGTTGTTTGGCTAGAGCAGGACCGGTGCTGCCGGGCCTGGCGGGGCTGTCCTGCACCGGGGGCAGTTGTGTTGGGTTTGGCCGTGCGGGGCCGGTTCTGCTGGGCTTGGCGGAGCcgcgtggggctggcagggccggtGCTGCCGGGGTCCTGGGTGGGACTGTTTTTGCAGCCCTGGCCTCGGTGCTCTTTGGAAGAGGCTCCCGTTTCCCTTGGCGGGGGCAGGTCAGGCAGCCCGGGGGGTGGGCGCCGCGGTGCCGAGCCCAGCCcagagggaggagaaggcttAAGGGGACGTTCCTCCTCCAGCCTAGCCAACCCCCGCGCCGGGTCCTTGAGGCTGAGACAGAGGAGCGAGCGAAGGTCCCTGCAGCGTCAGGTGCAGCTCCCGGGGCGGCCCACCCGGCGCTGACACCcgtccctcctcctgcagctctgagcGTCGGGGAGATGCTGGCCAGGACCCGCTgccggggcggctgccggggctCGGCGTGCCCATGAGGCTGGTGGGGCGCAGCCAgggcgggcggccgggcagcggcggctccggcggggcggcggcaACAGGAGACGCTCACCATGGAGTTCACGGTGATCGACTACAGCATCTTTgcgctgctgctggtgctgtccTCGGCCATCGGGCTCTTCTACGCGCTAAGCGGGGACCGGCAGCGCACGGTGCAGGAGTTCCTCCTGGCCAACCGCAACATGGGCTTCCTCCCTGTCGCCCTCTCCCTGCTGGCCACCTTCCAGTCGGCCGTGGCCATCCTGGGCGTGCCAGCCGAGATCTACCGCTTTGGCACCGAGTACTGGTTCCTCGGCTGCTCCTACCTCCTGGGGCTGCTCATCCCGGCCCACATCTTCATCCCCATCTTCTACCGCCTGCGCATCACCAGCACCTATGAGGTGAGGGGGGTCACCCCCCGCGGGGACAGGGCGGGGGTGGCGACGACACACGCGCGGAGCCTAGCACTGCCTCTGGGGACGAGCTGACGGCCCCTGGTGGGGCTTTCGGCTCCTGGTCCCGTGCTGCCCTGTGCCCCTGTCCTGGCGCCCAGCCTGCCGTGTCCCGCAGACAGGGCTTCCACCCAGCTTGTCCGGCACCCGTCCCATCCCCCACCTCGGGCACCTCGCCTGCCTCGGGCAGCGCTGGCCGGCCCCGTtgtgtctgcagcagcaggagccgaggtgctggggcagggctgcctgcccccCTCTGCTTCCCCGCTGCcgtgggggggacatgggggacgcaAAGGACGTCCCCCCTGCTCAGGACCCCGCGTCTGGGGACAATGCCCTGACCCGTCTTCCCCCTCAGTACCTGGAGCTGCGCTTCAACAAGACGGTGCGGGTCTTCGGCACTGTCACCTTCATCTTCCAGATGGtgagtggggcggggggggttgtGGGGAGCCCCGGGGGCCGTGCACGGCTGCAGCACTGCTCTCCCCGCAGGTCATCTACATGGGGGTGGTGCTCTACGCGCCCGCGCTGGCCCTCAACGCAGGTGAGGGGGGACGGGAACAGGGGGGGCGATGCTGGAAGCCCCGTCCTGCATGGGGGGGCTGCTGTCCCCCCCCAGCTCGTTAACGGCCTCTGCCGCTTCCAGTGACGGGCTTTGACCTCTGGAGCGCAGTGCTCACCATGGGGCTGGTCTGCACGCTCTACACCACGCTGGTGAGTCCCTGCCCACCGTGCCGCAGCGGGGCTGGCCGCTGCTTGGCCGTGGGGCGTCCCGTGCCCCCGCCGGGCTGCGGTGACGGGTGCCGTGCCTCCGCAGGGTGGGCTGAAGGCCGTCATCTGGACGGACGTCTTC
Coding sequences within it:
- the ATRAID gene encoding all-trans retinoic acid-induced differentiation factor isoform X2; amino-acid sequence: MGAFLLLFFLLLLLLPPPPRAAGGAAVCGLCPGPLRNGSIVARYCATRAGAESEGRCCRERGARPERLLGDLTENPLTTFPNSSFLGFTHLQHLAVPLALECPGGSSAWEEVTTSGSSRLCQGQRNPCNGSGELAWLCPENAACAPDGPGLVQCLCNSPFHGYKCLREGTFPVLLFCGILGAVTLALSLLLWGTQRRKAKTP
- the ATRAID gene encoding all-trans retinoic acid-induced differentiation factor isoform X1, translated to MGAFLLLFFLLLLLLPPPPRAAGGAAVCGLCPGPLRNGSIVARYCATRAGAESEGRCCRERGARPERLLGLDLSNCSLRSPPPGLAEAVAAVVLDLTENPLTTFPNSSFLGFTHLQHLAVPLALECPGGSSAWEEVTTSGSSRLCQGQRNPCNGSGELAWLCPENAACAPDGPGLVQCLCNSPFHGYKCLREGTFPVLLFCGILGAVTLALSLLLWGTQRRKAKTP
- the ATRAID gene encoding all-trans retinoic acid-induced differentiation factor isoform X3, with translation MATSKELQSTNGSMSKWRSVTSGVPQGSVWAPTLFNIFIGDVDRGMERTPSRDLTENPLTTFPNSSFLGFTHLQHLAVPLALECPGGSSAWEEVTTSGSSRLCQGQRNPCNGSGELAWLCPENAACAPDGPGLVQCLCNSPFHGYKCLREGTFPVLLFCGILGAVTLALSLLLWGTQRRKAKTP